CTGCCGGTCACGATCGTCGCGTGCGTCCTCGCCGCGTGCGGCGGTCGCGCCGGCCCGGCCGGCCCGACTCTGCCGGCTCTCTCCGAGTCGTCGCTCCAATCGCATCGCGATGCGTCCGGCGGCAAGATCAAGCATATCGTGATCATCATTCAGGAGAACCGAAGCTTCAACAACTTGTTCTACGGATTTCCCGGCGCGCACACCGTGTCATACGGCTACGACACGCACGGGAAGAAGATCGAGCTCGGGCCGATCGGTCTCGAAACGGTGTGGGATATCGATCACAGCTTCGCCGGGTTTCTCGCCGCCTGTGACGGAACGGGCAGCTATCCCGGTACGGGCTGCAAGATGGACGGCTTCAATAACGAGTACGCGGGGTGCGGACATCGCGCCGAACCGAAGTGCCCGCACCCCAATCCGGCCTACAGCTACGTCCCGCACGACGAAACGAAACCGTACTTCTACATGGGGAAAAACTACGTGCTCTCCGACGAGATGTACGCCTCGAACGTCGACGCAAGCAGCTTTATCTCCCACCAGTACATCATCGCGGGCAAGGCCGACTCCGGGATCAACTATCCAACGGGCTGGTGGGGCTGCGTCGGTGAGGGCAGCGATTTCATCACGACGATCACCAAGCAGCGGGAGTACGGGCCGCCGATACCGATCTGCTGGGACGACAAAACGATTGGCGACGAGATGGACAAGGCCGGTCTCTCCTGGGCGTACTACGCCACGCTCTGGTACGGCGACGGCGGTATCTGGAGCGCCTACCAGAACATCAAGCACATCTACTTCGGGCCGGATTGGCAAAAGGACGTGATCTCGCCGCAGACCGATTTCTTCAGCGATGTGAAGCACGGTAAGCTGCGCGCGCTCAGTTGGGTTACGCCGACTTGGGAAAACTCCGATCATGCCGGAGGTGCGAGCAAGACGGGGCCGTCGTGGGTGGCGTCTCTGGTCAATGCGATCGGTGAGTCGAAGTATTGGAACTCGACGGCGATCTTTATTTTTTGGGACGACTACGGCGGATGGTACGATCCGAAGCCGCCGCCGCTTGCCGACTACGACGGGCTCGGGCTGCGCCTTCCGATGCTGATCGTCTCGCCGTACGCAAAGCAAGGAAAGGTCGATCACACTCGATACGAGCACGGAAGCATACTGAAGTTCGTCGAGGATACGTTCCGCTTAGGGCGCCTGGCAGCCAGCGATAGACGCGCGGCCTCACCCCTGGGTGCGTTCGACTTTGCTCAAGCGCCTCGGAAGTTTACCGACATTCCGTCCGAACACGGTATCTACTGGTTCGAACACGTGCAGCCGCCCGACCATCATATCCCCGACGCGGAGTAGACTAAGCTCGCCTCTGAAAAGAACGGGGCCACCTGACGATGGCCGACGAATCGGTAATCGTCCGCCATGGGCGGCGAGACGATGGCTTAAAGGGAGCCCGGACCTGGTGACACGCCGGCCGGCGGGGCAAAGAAGCTCAAGCCGTCGCTAATTGCCGCAAGCTGCTTACCGCTGGCGGCATTAAACTCATCGAGGTAGGCGAGGCCGGGGCTGTAGGTCCCGAGATCGGTGACCCAGAGATCGGTAAAGTTCGGGCCGAAGTTGAGATACTGCGGGATATGAAATCCGCTCAAGGCCAGCTTGCACGATTTCACGCCGCTGCATTTATAGACGCCGTTGGTCGACCCCGAGAAGGTTGCGTAGTAGAGGTTCCCACTGCCGTCGAAGGCGATTCCGTAAGGCGAGCCCGGGGAGATATTGAGATCTTGCCCTTTCCCCTTGCAACCCTTGAACTCGTCGACCCGCGCGCCGGACTTCGCAGCGAAGCTCAGGTAGCAGTTCCCCGCGGGGTCGAAGGCGACGCCCGACGCTTTAGTGATACCGGAGGCGGTGAGCGTAGCGGTTGGCTTCGTGGCGCCTTTCTTGAAGAACGTCGCGTTCTTGACGTTGGCCGCTAGAACTTCGTCTTTATAGACCGCGACGTCGACGGGCGCGTTGGCGCCGTCGGCGAGCTTCTGCATCTGCTTCTGCAAGCCGGCCGAGTAGACGAGGATCGCCTTCGCGTCTTCATCGGCAATGTAGACGAG
This DNA window, taken from Candidatus Cybelea sp., encodes the following:
- a CDS encoding alkaline phosphatase family protein, with the translated sequence MPISAMLRLLPVTIVACVLAACGGRAGPAGPTLPALSESSLQSHRDASGGKIKHIVIIIQENRSFNNLFYGFPGAHTVSYGYDTHGKKIELGPIGLETVWDIDHSFAGFLAACDGTGSYPGTGCKMDGFNNEYAGCGHRAEPKCPHPNPAYSYVPHDETKPYFYMGKNYVLSDEMYASNVDASSFISHQYIIAGKADSGINYPTGWWGCVGEGSDFITTITKQREYGPPIPICWDDKTIGDEMDKAGLSWAYYATLWYGDGGIWSAYQNIKHIYFGPDWQKDVISPQTDFFSDVKHGKLRALSWVTPTWENSDHAGGASKTGPSWVASLVNAIGESKYWNSTAIFIFWDDYGGWYDPKPPPLADYDGLGLRLPMLIVSPYAKQGKVDHTRYEHGSILKFVEDTFRLGRLAASDRRAASPLGAFDFAQAPRKFTDIPSEHGIYWFEHVQPPDHHIPDAE